CTATTTTCTAAGCTTTCCCTCTTAGTTCACAAATTTAGTGAGCAcggaataatttattttgactttttcGTAAAAAAGAATGCATGTTTTAAAGGTGATAAAACTTACTCATTAAAATATCATCCGTCAAACTGATCAAGTTTAAATATGACAATTCAACTCATTTTAACTTgccaattttaaaatatttaaaagatttcatgagaaatataatcaatttcttttataaaagacTTTATTATATACCGttatagtaaagaaaaaaaaacaaaattataagatatttacaaaaaaaaatcattatttagtAATTGCGACCTCAAGTTATCTTTGGATGAATTAATTACCCATTCAATTCATTTATTAACTTtagttgatttaatttatttaaattcaaactcAATTCATTTGTACTACTTTTATAATTAGTGTAAAAGTTAattgaaaattagttaaattaactttcaaaaagtataatataacaattaaaagtggACAGATGAATAAATTGAACTGCGCTCAAGCTTAAACTAATTAGATGAATCATAATTTCACGAGTTAATTATATTATCGCTAATAAAACCTATTTTAAGTATCAAAGCTAAATTTGGAAAGTGGATTATTAGAAACCATACATCTTTAGAAATTTAAGTATTCTTTAGTTAGATGTCAAAACCAAATTTATTAAGTgtataaaaaaacttttaaaagcAGTCTTTTCTGTCTTTCGGCGTATACAAGTTTAAGGGTTTAATCATATGAAACATTATTGTCTTCTaacctaaaattttaaatttttaaaattagtttaaaatacaaaaaaaaataaaaatgagtcgccttaagaaaattaagttactgaattttttcaaaatctatAAGTATAATCTTGATAAATCTTGAGACAAAACATTAAATTAAGTTGCCCATGTGTTTCatagaagaaattttttaatcGTGAGGgctttattaatataattttaaaagcaGATCTTTCTCTACGTATACATATGTTTAACAAAAATATCTatgtattaaatataaaaatttttttagcgttgttatattttaagattttcttattcaagattattttaagcatctaaaatttcaaatcaataaaaggaaaagaatataaaattctCAATAGTAAtccaataaaaattttaaaatattgttggccttaattaattacattattaaCAACAAATTAGAGTTAACCCACTGACAAGTGATCCGTTTAGTTTGGATCTCGTCACGTGCAAATATGCTTATGGCGTATTGAAGCCCGTGACATATTACGAGACACTGTTTTATCGAAAATATTTTATCgttcttgtttttttaatttgatcgtcttattttaattatttaagaactctttaatttaaatattccatgtaatatatttaattcaaatcacataattaaaaaagtattttattacaTTATACTATAAATATTACAATATTCGAAAacattctttattttcttatatttccaTGCCTTATCAAATTGAGACAAACAAAACCGAAACAACAGTATACATGTATTTACAACTAATaagcaaaacaaaaataattgatatatatgtatatatattttaagaattaCATTGCATGgcattataataaaatattcatttattaataattactttttataatataagtaagcttataaaaaatattgcatacGATACtgatcataaaaatatattgaaagatATCAAATTGCTCTAGCAATATGAGCAATGAAAGCATCAAACTCATTTTTTGTGACACCATTTTCTCCGACGGCATTCTTCACatcaaaactcaacttttttgCCCTTTTCCTcatttcttctccttcttttgATGCCATTAAAATCCTCACAACCTTTTCGATTCTATTGAGCGTTACCAACTCGTCTCGTTGAGCCCAATCCTTAACGACCAACCCGACTTGTAGTATTTTCGTTATCAACACCGTGTTCCTAGGTTGATCCGAATGCATTGGCCATGCGGCTAAAGGAACTCCCATTGAAATACTCTCCATGCATGAATTCCAACCACAGTGACTCAAAAATCCGCCCGTCGAATTATGGGCCAATATTTCTAGTTGTGGGGCCCAATCTCTTACCACTATCCCTCTTTCCTTCACTCTCTCCTCAAACCCTTTTGGCGGTTCGATCTTTTTAGTGAAATCTTGTGAGAAAACGTTCTCTTTATCCGCATCTCTCAATACCcaaatgaatttttgttgaCTTTGTTCCAACCCTATTGCAATTTCGTTGATTTGTTCATAAGAAAATGAAGTTGTGGTTCCAAATGACACAAAAATAACTGACTTAGGTACTTGTTTGTCTAGCCAAGTTAATGAATAGTGTCTTTGTTGGGTGGGCCCTGAGATTGTAATAGGGTTAAATGGGCCTAAAGCCCACTGTTTTTTGCCTTTATTGATTTGTTCCTTAGATAGTAAATCAAGAAAAGGACCTTCTATGACTCTTGACGTGTTATAAATCTTGCCTGAATTAAACTTACTATACTCATGTTCGCGTCGAACAAATGTTGTAAATTCGGGGGTGAAGCAACCATCATTCGACGGGAGGTCTTTTATCATGTCAACGTCGATAGAAGAAGACCTCCCCATGCTTTCCCACACGTACAAAAATATTGTGAAAGCCGAAACGCTGTGGAAAGTGTAGGCTTCTGCATTTGGAATGTCGCGATAATCTTGAACAACTGACCCCATTAGGGAATCGTGGATGATAACAATTCTCCGCGTTTTATTATGTGAGAGGGAATGTAAAATCTTTGCAACGGGGTTTCTTAGGTTGGTGGAGATTTGAGAGGAAGGTTGAAGATGTGAAGGGAATTTGATTGATGGATTCGAGTTGTTGTTAGGTGTAGGAGAGTTGAAAATAGGGGTTGGAAATTCGTGAAAATGAATGTTGTTTGTTGATTTAAAACCATGAGCTCGAAAATTGACCTGACGAGTGTGAGTTGTGGTGGTAATGTAATGAACTGGTATATTGTAGGACGAAATGAGAcgagaaaaatgaagaagttggTTTAAGTGGCCTTGTGCTGGAAATGGaaccacaacaacaactacTTCTTGTGGAAATTGGTTACCATTTTGGCTATGCATTTGGTTTTGGTTGCAAGTTGGGGCCATTGGAGAAGTTGGTATTGAGTTTGTTTTTTGGACTTGGGAAGCTATAAGCTTCATTATTTATAGGATTTGTAAATGCAAATATGGATATGTggtttaattttcttcttttgggttgttggggtggggtaggGTCATTTTCTATGTGTGATACATGTTCCttctaataattcaaaaaagttCTTAGTTCAATTCTCTTCCATGTTTGGAGGTTAGGTTATACATCCACTTCTTCATATCTTCACcttttgataattaatatacttgatgGGGGACGATAGcttataatatatgatttatctGATAATAGTTTACGTGatatcgatttttttttttttctagtgaAAGGTCTAGTAAAGTAATTTGGTATTTGAATTTTCATCATTGCAATTAAGTGCTGAGGTTGTGAAGGGTGAATTAAGTGGCAATGGTCCTCTTTTAGTCCTTTACGTGTGTAATACATGTTCATCTAGTACTCCTTTGGAATTGCGATGCCTACTATGTTACATTTTCTTCtataatatgtaatttatttaacacgtgaattttattttatttttgaaaagaaaatgtttatTAAAGTAGCTTCTTAATTGGACTTTCTTGCATAATAATTCTGTACTGAAAGGTAGTGGGGATGTGAAGGGTGAATTAAGGGGCAATGGTCCTTTATGTTTTAATTAGGGGCGTATATAGGtcggtttggtttgattttttattttaaaaaatttaaatcaattatgTCGGTTTATTATATCTAAAAATTAAATCAGGTTTTTTCGATTTTGATTTTAGTCggtttttttttggattttttcgtttttttcattttttttgtacaaTTATATCGTATTTGAAAAAGCAATAAAGATTTTTTCACTTACCTGTGTGATaaattaaacttagaaaatgTTAAGTGaatagaaatttttgaaaagactGTCAAATTCACATGAGtacaaaatattctttttgaatATCAATGTTCATTATGCTAAACTAGTAAGATTAAAGGCTAGATGCAAactgaatacaaaaaatatttacaaagttaattgttaacttcaaatttgaaaaactataacaatataattataacttCGGATCTTAacccaaataaaatatttacaatttttacaagtccaaaaaatagataaacattgaaaactataaactaacttaaaatatattaacaaagtagattatatgtaaataattttatcaataaataaaataaatttatatatatatatagagagagagagagagaatcacattgaaaaatataaactaacTAGAAATATATTAGCAAAGtacattataaataatattttttagctataaataaaataagttatatatatgtatatatacaaaattttacaaattcaaatttgtaaaaaatatataaaattgaaaatcataaactaacaaaaaatatatcaccAAAGTAGATTATAtgtagataatattttttatctataaataaaataaattatctatatatatatgtgtcgGTTTGATATGagtttagtttgatttttttttactaccaaaccaaatcaagagttgtcgattttttttttcaatcaccAAACCAAACCACAAGTTATTTTCTTTGGATTTAATTTGGTTTGtcgatttgatttaatttaatgattcGGTATGTACACCCCTATGTGTAATACATGTTACTCTACTCTACTTCTTGGAATTGTGATGCCTACCATATTACAATCTTCaataatttaagatttatttgatacgtgaaatttaattattttttttcgagAAAGGTCTATTAAAATAGCTTGCTACTTTGTCTTTCACGCATAGTAATTAAGTATTGGGAGGAGTTGGGATGTGAAGGATGAATTGAGGGGCAATGGTCCTTTATGTGTGTAATGCATGTTACTCTACCTCTTGCATTGTGATGCCTACTACATTACATTCTACTACAATTTAAGATTTATATTGAcacttaaaatttgattttttttttgtggagaAAAGTCTATTAAAATAGCTTGATATTTGGACTTTCACGCATTGTAATTAAGTATCCAGAGGATTGGGGGGCAATGGTCCTTCATGTGTGTCATACATGTTACTCTACTTCTTGGAATTGTGATGCCTACTATATTACATTTTTCTAtataatttaagatttatttgacatgtgaaatttgatattttttttttgaaatttttttattaaaataacttgCTACTTGGACTTTTGCGCATCGTAATTAAGTGTTGAGGAGAGTGGGGATGTGAAGAGTGAATTAAGGGGCAATGGTCCTTCTTTATGTGTGTAATACATGTTCATCTTCTTTACTTTTCGGAATTGTGTGAcctactatattttttttataatttatgattCATTTTACACGTGatattaatttaacttttttcaagaaaaacctATTAAAATAGCATGCTACTTGAATTTTCATGCATCATAATTAAGTGTTAAAAGAGAGCGAGAATGTGAAGGGTGACTCAAGGGGCAATGGTCCTTCTTTAGGTGTGTAATACATGTTTTCCTACTCCACTGTTTAGAATTGCGATGTCTACTAATATATAATCGATTTCAACTTGTTAGAAGCTTTCACCGTATTTAGATGATAGTTGGATAACATCTCTTTTAAGTTAGATTTTGTTGTATACAATACAATAAATTTGCCGACTTCGTAAAATCACGTGTATAAAATTAGGTCACGGTCCAATACCTAGCAAGATTTTCAATTATCTTAAATGGAGACCCCCACCCCCTCACCCCAAAGGAATATTTCATTTTAGGAATGATAGACTgtgataattaatataataaaattaactcataaaaatatatatgatttatttttattcaaatttgttAGGATTATTGACTTGCTCACTTAATTCATTCAAGTTATTTCAGTTCAACAAAAAATAAGTTGATATATAGTGTAAATTAACTCATgagaaatttcatcaaaataattttttatttgaaatgttGTATATAActgtgataaaaaaaaaacttcttaagtactataaatattataacgaacaaataaaacaattaaaacttACACTTTGTGTGGATAGTCGTTACATAGTGTTTTATAATGTGTCATATTGTATTGTGTTGTATTAATGTAGTATATTGTTTTAATAAATGTAAATTAGATAGATTATGTTATCTTGTTTTAATATAACCCTAAAAAAGATAAGGTACAAAGTAGAGCTACTATTAAAAAATGAGgtaaaggataaaataaaattattaaaaaataaatttaaaaaattagaatagaATATTAACATAACCCTGAAATCAcaccaaattaatttttattttcatttattatctaagataaatttaaatgatacaatacaacaaaattaaaacatcaattaaaataaaatataaaataactagATGTCTaaaatcaacatatatatatacaaatgagGATCTTCAATCCGCCTATGTGGCATGCCTCAAtgatgagaaaaatatatatatattttttttaaaaaaaatagggctttttagattatttctttttacacaataatattatgtatatatatatacatgtatgtatgtatgtatatatttaggtcaaagtcatatgcggccactcaaacttgtcccgattattcatttaaacacctcaactagacgtactacctattgaacacttcaaCCATTCTGAATTTGAACCATTTGAACATTATTTcgagaataaacaaaaaatagagaatgtgtgaaatacactcgcgctgacatgtcaatttgaccaatcaaataatgacatgtgttattttttaatccaaaaaattatttaaacattatattataaagtaaaaaaaaaaattattttaaagtaaaaaaaaagaaaaaaaaaagagtaaaaccTAAACACCTCCCTGCCTTCAACTGGAACAAAACATACATTTCCTCTAACTCCATTAATGGCGatcccccctccccctccctgTACAGTTCCATCTTTAACCCGACAATTTTGTTTTTCATCagcttttattaattataactttttacttcatctcGTTTTTTTAGGTAGAGAAAGATGGGAAAAAGAATCTCTtcgaaaaatttataaatgaaacaaaatgctaagaattttgaaaccaTTAGAATGGTGGAGGAAGAAGATAACTACTGAtactaagaattttgaaatcattagaaTGATGGGGGAAGAAGATAACCACTGTTGTATGGGTATGGGGGTTGGGGTGGGGTGGTGGGGTTGATAAAaatagggaagaagaagaagacaattgttcttcttcttttttgttattttttttttaaaaaaattaacttaggggtataaattaagagagaaaaaaagaaaattattatttttaataaattaacgcgctcaaggaaagtgaattacacgtttttttgccatgtcagcattttgtgcctaataggaatgacttttgaacaaataaagtgttcaattggcataaggattagttgaggtgtctatatgaattatgcggacaactttgagTGGCTGGAGATGACTTaggccatatatatatatatatatatatatatatatatatataggcttaagtcatagacggccccttaaagttgtccacatATTTCACTTAAACACTTTAACTAGGActtatacctattgaacacttggACTGTTCTgaatttgaaccatttaaacACGTTGTGCACATGTGACAAAAAAGTGAGATTCACGCCTTAATGAGCGCATGAATCATTTAATCaacaattttcaaactttttttctcattatttattttaaaaaataacaatcttTTCAAATCCTTCTTTTCAAAATTGCGCCACCCTGCTGCTCCTATTTTTTCATAACAATCCACCATTAACATAAGAATTCCAAGGCAATAATAAATCCAAACATCAGTTTATTCCTTACATTCCAAGCctaaatatgttgttttatcatattttttcttttcactgttctaatttttcagatttaaaattatatcttgaCATATTTTTTGCCGAAAAAAATGGATACCGCCATCCATATTTTTTTGCTGGAAAAAACGAAGGCTATCATCCACATCTCCTTGCCATAAAAATGGAGACGCATACACAACCCCTTCTTCTTCCACAACAAAGTAGAAACAAAATTcgaaatcaaaattaataagaacgtattttttgtaaaaaaataacaacatcaatttcaaatagGAACAAAATGACGGgataaagagaaacaaaaataaaaaattcttagtTAGTATATGTTAAAtctccacttttttttttagatgaacAACAACAATGGTGGAAAGGGTTATCTTTAAGGGAGGTTTGGGGTGGGTGGGGTGAGGtggatttttcattttttttttctggttgaaacttttttttttttttagatttagatttttggtattttaatttcatttatttaagataATTAAACTAAAATGCCACATGTCGtagtttaatttgttattttgccacatcaACTGCGTGTGTGTTGCACGcacttcattttttaattaggtGTCAGAAAAATGTTTGAtaggtatttattttttaaggttGAAGTATCTAATAGGAAAATGGACATGTTGAGGTGTTTAAGTGAAATATGTGGACAACTTTAAGTGCCCgtagatgacttaagcctatatatatatgtatgtatgtatgtatatatatattgctattAATAAGTTACTTAATGAGTATTACACCTCCTAactcttttaataatatatataacacttatcctttaatttaataatataacttctaacctttcatattcataaccttcaaaatatttaatataaaaattataagtcCTAAATATTACATCTATAAAAATCCACTTTGAGACATTGCATgatggtcattttatttttattttccttattcttcattttttatttctttgatttgttaattttttttgtcttatttGATCTGATTTTTGCAGGAGAGGTatgtataatgaaaaatgttatatattttgcatattttgattttgtgagGTAAAATGATTTGACATGTCTAATTATCATTATCTCTTTTGTTCCATtgtaattacatatatatttgatattattaggCTGGATTGTTGATGATACAAATGATgattcttttatagaaaaaataatttgttcatttactttttgcttctctttgtagttttttgagatttttttcttattcttgtaGTTTCTACCGACACTGATTGTCTTTATTCACTttgtaaatttgaaaaattgaattatgttatgttgagaacATGATCCTTCTTTCCTCTTCAAATActatataactaaatatttttgcttgattagttaactataattttatgtctttttgttgttattattgtaaggattgtaattatgttatgttttgaaCGTGATCCTTCTTTCCCcttcaaa
The sequence above is a segment of the Solanum lycopersicum chromosome 10, SLM_r2.1 genome. Coding sequences within it:
- the LOC101253738 gene encoding zeatin O-glucosyltransferase-like, which produces MKLIASQVQKTNSIPTSPMAPTCNQNQMHSQNGNQFPQEVVVVVVPFPAQGHLNQLLHFSRLISSYNIPVHYITTTTHTRQVNFRAHGFKSTNNIHFHEFPTPIFNSPTPNNNSNPSIKFPSHLQPSSQISTNLRNPVAKILHSLSHNKTRRIVIIHDSLMGSVVQDYRDIPNAEAYTFHSVSAFTIFLYVWESMGRSSSIDVDMIKDLPSNDGCFTPEFTTFVRREHEYSKFNSGKIYNTSRVIEGPFLDLLSKEQINKGKKQWALGPFNPITISGPTQQRHYSLTWLDKQVPKSVIFVSFGTTTSFSYEQINEIAIGLEQSQQKFIWVLRDADKENVFSQDFTKKIEPPKGFEERVKERGIVVRDWAPQLEILAHNSTGGFLSHCGWNSCMESISMGVPLAAWPMHSDQPRNTVLITKILQVGLVVKDWAQRDELVTLNRIEKVVRILMASKEGEEMRKRAKKLSFDVKNAVGENGVTKNEFDAFIAHIARAI